Proteins encoded within one genomic window of Solenopsis invicta isolate M01_SB chromosome 10, UNIL_Sinv_3.0, whole genome shotgun sequence:
- the LOC113003543 gene encoding POU domain, class 3, transcription factor 3 codes for MRRPGTLPVANNASGHRGGGGGGGGSGGSGAGGGVRGVVDDGTASLSAAPIDGVTSSGARSHYSSHSLRRTPHSQPQLSTREPDSDRIRTLESGLQNGVPVGGRHQPSPPPLPSRHQPNCGQSSYPTLPVNGHAAHHYHHHTREREKDRSSARERNRERDSGPPPPPPPPPVTSHRSDKHREAQLEMELRDSLDMGVIGTYRA; via the coding sequence ATGCGCCGCCCGGGAACGCTGCCCGTCGCGAACAACGCGTCCGGTCAccgcggaggaggaggaggaggagggggtaGTGGTGGTAGCGGAGCGGGAGGAGGGGTCAGAGGCGTTGTGGACGATGGCACAGCATCGCTGAGCGCAGCGCCGATCGACGGGGTCACGTCCAGCGGCGCGAGATCTCATTACTCCAGTCACTCCTTGCGCCGTACACCGCATTCGCAACCGCAGCTTTCCACCAGAGAGCCGGACTCGGATCGGATACGAACTCTGGAGTCCGGGCTTCAGAACGGAGTTCCGGTCGGTGGCCGCCATCagccgtcgccaccgccgctgccCTCCAGGCATCAGCCCAACTGCGGCCAGTCCTCGTACCCCACTCTGCCAGTCAACGGCCACGCCGCTCATCACTACCATCACCACACGAGAGAGCGCGAGAAAGACAGGTCGTCCGCTCGCGAGAGAAATCGTGAGCGAGACAGCGGtccgccgccgcctccgccaCCGCCACCGGTAACGTCGCACCGATCCGATAAGCACAGGGAGGCCCAGCTGGAGATGGAGTTGCGCGACAGTCTCGACATGGGCGTGATCGGCACGTACCGAGCGTAG